One part of the Rutidosis leptorrhynchoides isolate AG116_Rl617_1_P2 chromosome 1, CSIRO_AGI_Rlap_v1, whole genome shotgun sequence genome encodes these proteins:
- the LOC139849553 gene encoding uncharacterized protein: MMKQKARVKWALEGYENSKYFHNFVNRRANKNHIRGLPVNGNWNCSPQTIKEEMHNFFLKVFKDDDHEQGHFEFNISRISENDNLMLEGKFSEEEIWKAIKSCGSSKVSGPDGFNLKFYKKFWWLLKDDIVNMLDWFWYREEISKGCNASFITLILKNKNPLNLSDYRPIS; the protein is encoded by the coding sequence ATGATGAAGCAAAAAGCGAGAGTAAAGTGGGCGTTAGAGGGGTATGAAAATTCGAAATATTTCCATAACTTTGTCAATAGAAGAGCAAATAAGAACCATATACGAGGTCTTCCAGTCAATGGCAATTGGAATTGCTCCCCACAAACCATAAAAGAGGAGATGCATAATTTCTTTTTGAAGGTTTTCAAAGATGATGATCATGAGCAAGGCCATTTCGAATTCAACATCAGCCGAATTTCTGAAAATGATAACCTGATGTTAGAAGGCAAATTTAGTGAGGAAGAAATATGGAAAGCAATCAAAAGTTGTGGAAGCTCAAAGGTATCGGGACCCGATGGTTTTAACTTGAAGTTTTACAAAAAATTCTGGTGGCTTTTGAAAGATGATATAGTAAACATGCTGGATTGGTTTTGGTACCGTGAAGAAATCTCAAAAGGGTGCAACGCTTCTTTCATCACATTAATCCTAAAAAACAAAAATCCTCTAAATCTTTCAGACTACCGACCCATaagttga